AATCCATATGTCATCAATACACTTGTATATTGAACAGATAGTTCAGGATTTTTTGTCATCAAGTAACGTCGGCAAATATGTGTACAGTGTGTATAACATTCGTACTAATAgctgaatgaaaattcgatcagttgaatttcaaattattttcggtaCGAAACGTTATATGTAGGACAAATAACGTTATTGTgaattcgaaatcgatttgggTTACAGGAAAGGTTATGATGATATACCTACTACATCACCTTGGAAAATCATTATCCTTAAAAATTCATGCCAATTTTCAGCTATCATTTTCGCTATATTCAACTTGActgcaatattttattgacGCCGTTGACGCGACTGACCGAATATTTAGTCCGTCTAATATGCAGAAGAGATATCCGCGAGATTTTAGTAAACAGAATCAGTTAAATGTAAAAGAAATACTTTTTACTCAGGCAGCCTCATTGCAACCTGTAGCGAACTGCACACGTACTTGACGTAAAATACACAACTATTGTCGTAATATCGTTGGGATTTTGACAAGCTATGTATAAACAATGTGTGGTAGTCACATGGTAGGAATTGCGTTTGTAGAAGGGGATGATTGGGCGGCACGCACTGCCGTTCAAGCAGAGGGGGGCGACAGCTATgaaagaataaacaaaaaagagaAGGGAGGAGGTTGACGAACAGTGTACGGTTTATTAGTCGTCAGCTGTTTTAGTAATTCATTCACTGTAGCACAGCAGAGCAAGATAATACGATGGCCTCAAAAGATCCGCTGATAGGTGACGTGGAGTTATCGATGATGGATGAAACTCAGACTCTCTATAACCAGCCCTATTCTTCAAAGGGGTAATTTAAGTGAACTATAAAACCACAATTCTTTATCTCGTGCGACGAGAGGACGGATCTTGGAAATATGCATGCGTGTACATtagcctaacctaacctaaactaACTTTACTGGCAATGCTGTCAATGATACGGGACATTTATGGTTTGTGCATTCCAATCTGATATGATTCAATAAATACAACGCTGATATTCCGTCTTCTTTTTGTCAAAAGAAAAGGATAATCGTGTTGACAAAATTTCAACCGAGTTCGGAATTTAATACTGTCGTTGATACACGCCATGACTGTTgacacacttttttttttatcataactATGATTTCTGGTAtattccagcctttttcaaatgaaattctctgccatttctgtttttcagatttgaaCTGCCGCAGTTGTCACAACTTCCCCTTGGTCAAATGGGCTATCCTCAAGCTCAACATTGGGTGCAGCAAAGGCAGGCTAACATTAGGCCGTGGAGTTTGTTCTTGAACTCAAATAACATCAGAGCACCTCCAAGCTTTTCTAGGCTTACCAAACGAATTATGAGGAATATCGAGTACTTCCAAAGCAATTACTTATTCGTGTTCCTTGGCCTGGTTATTTATTGTT
The genomic region above belongs to Diprion similis isolate iyDipSimi1 chromosome 8, iyDipSimi1.1, whole genome shotgun sequence and contains:
- the LOC124410080 gene encoding prenylated Rab acceptor protein 1 isoform X2, producing the protein MASKDPLIGDVELSMMDETQTLYNQPYSSKGFELPQLSQLPLGQMGYPQAQHWVQQRQANIRPWSLFLNSNNIRAPPSFSRLTKRIMRNIEYFQSNYLFVFLGLVIYCLITSPLLLLTVVISLGVCFKVSQRHAKQELILVGHKLTLAQVYGLVAACSLPLFYLVGAGAALFWVLDIG
- the LOC124410080 gene encoding prenylated Rab acceptor protein 1 isoform X1, with translation MASKDPLIGDVELSMMDETQTLYNQPYSSKGFELPQLSQLPLGQMGYPQAQHWVQQRQANIRPWSLFLNSNNIRAPPSFSRLTKRIMRNIEYFQSNYLFVFLGLVIYCLITSPLLLLTVVISLGVCFKVSQRHAKQELILVGHKLTLAQVYGLVAACSLPLFYLVGAGAALFWVLGVSWFLITIHAAFYNIDSVLCPGEDELEALTVHEV